The following are encoded together in the uncultured Sphaerochaeta sp. genome:
- the tsaD gene encoding tRNA (adenosine(37)-N6)-threonylcarbamoyltransferase complex transferase subunit TsaD — MIVLGIETSCDECSASLVEDGHTILSNIIATQIELHKPYEGVVPELASRLHTEWIGQVVQSALDKAHLTVNDIDAVAVTSRPGLLGSLLVGVSFAKGFASSLNLPFITIDHIRAHLYASQIEHPLDYPYLGVLVSGGHTVICRVDDYDTIEVLGTTIDDAIGEAFDKVAKHYGFGYPGGIAIDRLARTGNPVAFLFPGPKLNVMDHPYDISYSGLKTAVINQLDSFWDGESEKSPENIAASFQRTAVNMLMKRVRQALKETGLKRLSAGGGVAANSYLRSELLSLQEGGYEVSFPSLKLCTDNGAMIAALAYRYLQDGIRNDFSEAPSARVTAFKKQYAK; from the coding sequence ATGATCGTCCTTGGTATCGAGACATCATGTGATGAGTGCAGTGCTTCCCTGGTGGAGGATGGGCATACCATTCTCAGTAATATCATTGCAACCCAGATTGAACTCCATAAACCCTATGAGGGCGTTGTCCCTGAACTGGCCAGCCGGCTCCACACTGAATGGATTGGTCAGGTTGTGCAATCGGCCCTTGATAAGGCCCATCTCACCGTCAATGACATTGATGCAGTAGCTGTTACCAGCCGACCGGGACTCTTGGGATCCCTGCTTGTAGGGGTAAGCTTTGCCAAAGGGTTTGCCTCTTCCCTGAACCTTCCCTTTATCACCATTGATCATATCAGGGCACACCTGTATGCATCCCAGATCGAGCATCCCCTGGACTATCCATATCTTGGGGTACTGGTCTCAGGGGGCCATACGGTAATCTGTCGCGTTGATGATTACGATACCATTGAGGTCCTAGGGACAACAATCGACGATGCAATCGGCGAAGCCTTCGACAAGGTCGCCAAGCATTATGGGTTTGGCTATCCTGGAGGTATTGCCATTGACCGTCTGGCAAGGACAGGCAATCCTGTTGCTTTTCTGTTTCCCGGCCCAAAACTCAATGTCATGGACCATCCATATGATATCTCCTACAGTGGCCTGAAGACAGCAGTGATCAACCAACTGGATAGCTTCTGGGATGGGGAGAGTGAGAAGAGCCCTGAGAATATTGCAGCATCCTTCCAGCGAACTGCTGTGAACATGCTGATGAAACGGGTACGTCAGGCATTGAAGGAAACAGGGCTGAAACGATTGAGTGCTGGAGGAGGCGTTGCAGCCAACAGCTACCTGAGAAGTGAACTACTCTCCCTGCAGGAGGGTGGCTATGAAGTCTCCTTCCCCTCACTGAAGCTTTGTACCGACAATGGTGCCATGATAGCTGCCCTTGCCTACCGGTATCTCCAGGATGGAATAAGAAATGATTTTTCCGAGGCGCCAAGTGCCCGGGTTACAGCATTTAAGAAACAATACGCCAAGTGA